GCGGATCTCAAAGTGAATCCAGGAACTTCGAATACACCGCCGGGACTCGGACTGGATCTAAGCTCTCGTTATGTGGAAGTGGACCTTTTTATCGTTTCTCGTTACGAAGACTGGTATACGATTTTTATTTCTCCGGGCACTCTTATGTATTTCAAAACGACCGCCCGTTTGAATTGGGATCCAAACGTCGATCCGAATCTAAACGGAGGAAACAACGCGCTACCGAACATCTATCTCACGACTCCTTCTTTGAGAATGGCGAGAGCGAGAAATTCACTTTCTGTGGATTCTTCCGGGACGGTATCGATGGCGGTTCGAGCTCCTTTCGCGGTCAACAATTCTGTTTTCCCGAATCAACCGAGTAATGCGGACATCGATTCGGTAACGAATAATTTCTTCGTGTTGCCTTGGTCCAATCCTACGTTTCTTCCGATGGGAATCTATTCGGGAGCCGAGGATACGAAGGATTTTATGTATACGGCTCCTATGGAATACATCGCTTCCAATGAAGGGGGAGTGGATAATATCCTCGTACCTTTGATCGGAAGAGGAACGGTTCAGAATCTTGCGGGAGGGACCGTTCCATACGTAAAAGGAATCATCACTCAGTATATGCTGAAAGACATAGTCCAAAGGATTGCGCCTAACGTTCTAAATTCGGTGGTGGGGGCATTGCGCGACGACGGCGTCACGATCCAACTTCCAAGTTATTTGCCTTCCCCGCTCAAAAATTTTCCATTCACAGTAAAGTTGAAACTGAGACAAGAAAGCGTAATCAAACACGACGGAATCAATAAGGGACTCGTCGGTAATTTGGATCTTTCGTTTTCCAGCAATTATGTGGATCCACAAGGAAAAGGACTCAGAACTCAAGGAGCGAAATCGGGGATGATTCTCACACGAAATCCCGCGACTCCGTTTCCATCCACCTATCAGTTTACACAAAGTAATGCCAATCCGGGATTCCTTCTTTCCTTACATTCAGACACGATTTCTCAAGCCGCATTTCATCTATGGCAGAGAAGAGGTCTGGATATCAATATGAATAAATCATTCATCGACACAATAAACAGTTATTCGGGAGGGAATCCTCTTTTCCAACTAACGACGACTTTGCTGAAAGCTTCTCCGATCATTACGATTTTAGCTCCCGGCCGCGAAAAACTGCAAGGTTTGAACGGTTCGAACGCCTTAGCTCCCGCAGCAAAACCGTTTGATGATATCGAAATGATCATGGAACCAGTTTTGGCGCCGAGCGTAAAATTCAAACCGATGAGCGGAGCCGGGATACCGAAGCTTCGTTTATTTTTTACGGAGATGCAGTTGAAGATAGTCGCGAAAAAGCCAGCGACTTGTACGGGACTAAGCGGTGCGGAATTGACCGATTGTGGAAACGATACCAGGCCGAACGGCTATTCCTACACGTTAGGCGCCGTTCGAATCAGCCTTTCTGCGGACGCAGATTTTAAATTTGTCACTTTTTCAAATCCGAATAACGATCCTAATTTACAAAATTTGAATGCACTTCAGGTAGTTCTCTCCACTTCGAATTTGGATTATACTGTGGAAGTTTTGGAAGGTCAGACATTCAATCCGTTCGGTTTGGATCCGGACGGTATTTACAGTGTGATCGAACCCTTAGTGACTTCGCTCGTGGTACCTTTGATCAATAGCATCCTAAAAGAAGTCCCGCTTCCTCCACAGATCAACTTCCCGAAGTTAAGACACCCGACGAACAACACCGCGTGTGCGATCAACGCGAGAAGTAACGTAATACAATTTTTTACGCTCTCTACGGAAAATACTTCGGACCCTTATATGTTAGGCGGAATGAGATTTGTTGGAGCCGCCGCTACCGATCCAAGTACTTTGATCATTTGTCCATAAAGGCAAGTTCTGATACGACTGAAAAGGATCGGCGGTTTTTCAAAGTGGGAGTCGAAGAAGGATTCCCTCTTTCATTTCTAGATTCCTTCTTTGTAAGAGGAAGCCTATCTTCAAAAAAACGAAACAACGGTTTTCGATTCTTTTGCTTCCTAAAAAAACGCATGTTTCTCTAAAAAACTAATTTCAAAATCAGAATTCTCTGCATTCTAATACTCGCGAAAGAATTTTGATTGATAAAAAAATCATGAGCATTTATTCACAATTAAGCTGAACAGTTGTAAGATAAAAAAGGTATTTGGAAATCAATGAATATTACGCTCTATCAAATCTCATGCTACTTGGTCGCGACTATATTGGCATATAGGACGCTTCATAACTTATTCCTTTTTTATAAAAATAGAAAGCAAGTGTATCTTCTTCACTTTGCATTTCTTCAAGTCGCCTACGGGTTTTACCTTTTATTTTTTACAAAGACGGTCAATGCAGTCAGTGCGCAAGAGGCATTGATTTGGGAACGTTTTGAGAATGCATGTATTCCGATCTTTGGAATGAGTTTGATTCTTTTCGTGAATAGTTATCGAAGAATTTTCAGCAAGGACTTTGTATATCTCTATATTCTTCTCAATGTACTTTTATCCGGAGTCATTCTTGCTGATCCGAATTCCTATCATATCGGGCTGGCTCACGAAAGAAAGTTTCCCGCTCTGGGTATTGTAATCTATGAAACCGACCAACCCTTATTGGTTCAGTATTTTTATCTTTCCGGGATCCTGATGATTTTCTGGACCTTATTCAAGGTAATCACTCAGTTCGTACGAAATTTATTTCGAAATCTTTTTCTTTTAGTCGGTTTGATCGTCTTTTGCGCGAACGCATTCCTGGATATTTTGGTAGCGATGGATCTGGTTCCGATTCCATACACGTCACATTTTAGTTTTTTGATCCTGATGTTTTCGGTGGATTCTTTCCTCACTCTGAACAAGTCCGGAAGAGAAATCCGCGAAGAATTAAAACAGGCACTCGTTTCACCGGAAGAATTTTCGTTGATTCCGAGCTCTGCGTCTATTCGGGATAAGACGGAAGAAGAAAGAGTGAATGCGACTTATGCGAAGATCGGTTCCATACAAAACGAGAGGGAACAGATTTTTATTCGGGCGCTGGGAAGTCTGGAATTGGAAAGGGGGGGAGTGAGAATTCCTCAAACGGAAATATCAAGTAAAAAGAAAATGCTCAAACTTGTGAAGATTCTTCTGGTTCGATTTGAAAAAGGAATCCATCGTGACGAGCTTCTCGAACTTCTGTGGCCGGGAATGACGGATAAGAATGCTTTAAACAGCCTTCATGCACTTTGTTTTCGTTTAAGAAGAATCATCGGAAATCCGGAAGCCCTTGTGTTTTCGGAAGATCGTCTTTTTTTCAGACAGGATCTTGTACAAACGGACTTTCAGATGTTCGAAAAACACTATGAAGGTGGAGCCAAAGCGCTTCGAAAAGGCGATCTGGAACTTGCGATCCAGGAGTTTCGTTTTGCCAGAGCTTTTTACAGAGGAGATTTTTTTGATTTTGATTTGTATTTTCCAGAATCGGAAATTCGCAGAGAATACATTCGAAAAAGTTTGATCGAGATTTTCCGTTTTCTTTGTGAGAAGGACGTGGAACGAAAAGAAGTGGAAGGACTTCTCGAGGATTCGGCAAGCTGGATTCGTCTCGATGATCTTGACGAGCGCGCTTGGAGATTTCACTTCGAGGCGCTTTTGCAACTCGATCGTAAAAACGAAGCCCTTCGAAAATATGAAGAATTCAGAAAATCTCTCCGGAAAGAATTGGGAGTTGATCCCGAATCGGAAACCCTCGCATTGATTGAAAGAATTCGTTCCGGAGCCGTAAGTCGAGCATAAGGAAAGAGGTCGTTTTGTGATGGACCCTATTTTTTTACCGTTAGAATTTTTTAACGGAAGAATAACGAATGTTCTACTATCGCCTTCAGATAAGCAGTTTATAAAGATCGTCTTTGAAATAAAACGACCATTCTAAAAAAAAATCATGGACGGCTCCGGCGCCATGATTAAGTTTCATAAAAATCTCGTAAGCGATCAAGTGTCCCAAATGAAAATTCAAAAGTTAAAAATTGGTTTTTTCTTATTTGTAACGATTGTTACAGTAAACGCGATCTCCTGTTCCTTAGTTTACAATGTAACCGGAAGGACGATTTCTTCTTATGCCGAAGATCATTTAATTCCTTTTATGCTTCAGTCGAAAGACTTGGACTCGGTTTGTAGCGCTGGTGTCAGTTTATCTCCTCTGATTGCATCCTTTGAGAGGGTGAGTCGGAGTCCGGATCTTCCTGTTCTCGTTGCGATGCTCGGAGCTGGTATGTGCGCGGAAAAGAAAGCGCAAGAAGCTGAACTCCAGTATCTCGCCGCGGTTCGAAAGGGAAAAGGAGACGAAGCGACGGATCACCAAGCAGTGGAGATTCGAAATCACGGGCTCGCCGCCAAACGGTACGGGGAAGCGTATCGAAGATTCAACCTATACTTCGGAGAATGGAACGGTAAATGTCCTTCTCTTTCCAAGGAAGACCAGTTCTACTATTTAATCGGACTTTCCGCGAGTCTTCTTGCAATTCTTCACGACCGAGCGGCGCAAGGTGTGGGCAATGTTTCTACGGATATTCCTTCGATCGTGTCTAACGCGTCCAAGTGTTTGGATCCAGAGCAGTGGTGGGGTGTCCCGCTCGCGCTGGAAGCGATCATTTGGCTTTCGATTCCGGGTGCGACCCCCGCGGGGAAAGATCCGTTTCAACAGCTGGATCGTGCCGTTGCGTTAGGCGATAAGGCGGGAGTAAGTCTTTCTCGCTCCTTTCAAATCCAAGCCTTAGCTGGTCGAGGAAATCAGGAAGCGATCAAAAAAGCAGTAAAAGAACACGCGAAACTTTTGGAAAAAGGGCAAACCCAATCGGACTATCAACTTCTGGAAGCATACGCGGAGCAACTTTCGAGACACGAATCCGATAAAATCTGGATCAAGGAAAAAGGTCATAGAGGTCCTTTGCTTCTTGGGAGTTTTCCGCAAGGAAAACGGGACATGAAAGAAGACGACGATCTTCTGAAAGGTCTCTGAGATTTTTTACGCCATTCTAATTTGAATTCAATTGATAGGAGAATATCCATGAAAAGAATCCGTATCTTTTTAATCGCGACCTTGGCGCTTCTGCTAACGTCATCCGTCTTTGCCGCAGATCCGATCAACAAAACGATCTGTGTCTTCGATCCTTCCGGGACTCACGGTGATATTTATAAATCCGCTCTTCGTTATCAGGCTCAGGCTCTCAACTGGGGAATTCGCCTGGAACCGAAAGCCTACACCGACGAAGTAGTGGCGAATTCGGATTTTAAGGCCGGAAAATGTAACCTTGCGTATCTGACCAGCCTCCGTGTTCGAGGTTATGTTCCTCAATCGGGTTCGCTCGAGGCGATTGGAGCTCTTCCTTCCTACGATCTTTTGAAAAGAACGATCGACGTCTTATCCAATCCGAAAGCGAGACAGCTCAACGTTTCCGGAGAATATGAAACGATGGCGATGTTTCCGGGAGGAGCCGTCTATCTTCTTTTGAGAGATAAAAAGCTTCGTTCCATTAAGGATCTCGCTGGTAAGAAGATCGCGACTCTTACCTATGATCAAGCCGCGACGACAATGGTCGACGTGGTGGGTTCCTCGATGGTTCCTGCGGAGATCGCGACGTTTGCTGGAATTTTTAACAACGGGCGCGCGGACGCGTGCTATTCTCCTGCGGTCGGTTTTAAACCTCTGGAACTTATGAAGGGTGTTGTGCCTAACGGAGGAATCGTAAAGTTTCCGATCGGACAACTTACATTTCAGATCGTAGGTAAAACGGCCGATTTTCCGGCTGACTACGGAAATCAATCCAGACAATGGGCGGCGACTCAGTTCGAGACTATGTTGGAGCTTACGAGAAAAGCGGAGAAGGAAGTTCCCGCAAAATATTGGTTAGAGGTTCCGAAAGAGGAAGTCAAAGGTTACTTTGAGAAATTTAGAGAAGTTCGTATCAAACTCAGAGACAAAGGTGTTTATCACGCGTCCATTTTAAAATTAATGAAAGGCGTCCGTTGTAAGGCCGATGCAAACGCGGAAGAATGTTCCGATTCCTTGGAATAAGACAAAAACAACAATGGCAAAAAAAATCGTATCTTGGGCGGTACTGCTCTTTCTTTTCGTTCCTCTCGTTCAAAGTTTCGGTCAATTGGTTCAAGCTCGAATGCTCGAGCTGGGTGAAACCATCTGGCCGCGTTATGCGGAAATCCGGATCAGTTGTATCGCTTCTGATATCAATTCCTTGGAAAAAGTCGAGGTAAGCGCATCGGATTCCGCACTTTTGGACGAATTGGATTTGGGATCTGGAAATTCCAAGCCTTCTAAAGAAGAGAACGTTCCGGCTTCCTCCGTTTTGACTCCGATGGAGTTAACGTTTGGACAAAAACTCTATTGTGGAACGGAAAGAAAACTTTCTACGATCACGATTTTTGCAATCGACTACATTCCGATGACGATGGTGATTCTTCTCCTTGTTGCGGGGATTGTATCCACAACGAGGCGTTATCATATCGCGCTGAAAAATCCGGAGAATCGGAAGGAAGAATTGGCTTCGGAGATCAGTCAGATCGTTGCCAATTTGATTTTGGTCCTTTCGGCTTCTTACATGCTTCCGTTTAGCAAAGGAGTGGAGGCCCAGATTCAGGTCCTTTGGATCGGAGGGTTACTCTTTCTTACCGGACTCAACGTAAATAATATTCGAAATTCCGAATTTAAACATCTTTCGGAAGGACAGGCGACGAGCCGACTTTCCGAAATTCTTCTTGCGATACCCTTGTATTGCTGGATGGCACTGATTTGTGGAATCTATTTTACTCTGATCGAACATCATCCTGCCGGGCTTGCGATCTATCTTCAAAAGTTGACGGCTCATGCGACCCTCTATATTCAGATCGGTCTTTATGTTTGGACCGGAATTCTTCTCAGGGACACTTCCTTGGGAAGAAGATTTTTCGATCTTCTGAAGCCTTGGAAATTGCCGGCAGAATTGCTTGCAGTCATCGTAGTCATCGCGGCCGCCTTACCGACAGCATATAGCGGCGCTTCCGGAATCGTCGTACTTGCGTTAGGCGCCACGATTTTCGTCGAGCTTAGAAGGGCGGGGGCCTCGCAGGAAAGAGCATTAGCCGCCACAGCAATGAGCGGGAGTTTGGGAGTTGTACTTCCTCCTTGTTTGCTCGTCGTCATCGTCGCTTCCTTGAACTTGGACGTCACAACGGATGAGCTCTTTCATTGGGGTTGGCGAGTGTTTGGAGTTTCGACGACTCTCTTTTTAGTGGTGAGTTGGTTTTTGAGAAAAGGTTCCTGGAAGATTCAACCGGAAACAAACGCCATTGGAAAAACTTGGGCCGTATTTAAACCGTTTAGCCTTTACATTCTGATCGCGGTCGTGATCGTATTCGTGCTTGTTTTCGGATTGAATACACATTTCGACGAACACACGGCCCCTTATATGTTGCCGATAGCGATGTTGGCCCTGATCTACTGGGATCACAAACAAAGCCAAAAAGAACATCATCCTGCTTCGGCGGCGAGAGACGTAATCAAGATTTCCAGAACATCGTATGATACCGGTTCACACTTGGGTGCGCTTCTGATGTTAATGGGACTTTCCGCTTGTATGGGAGGGGTGTTTGAAAGATCGAACGTAATCAATCTTTTTCCGACTCAGCTCGGTTCTCCGCTATCCGCGATGATCATTCTTACGTTCGTATTAGTAATCATTGGAATGCTGATGGATCCGTATGGAGCCGTAATTTTGGTTTCCGTAACTCTTTATCCTATCGCGAAGGCGAATGGAATCCATCCATTGAACTTTTGGATGACCGCGTTAGTCTCCTTTGAGCTGGGATATCTGACTCCTCCGGTCGCACTCAACCACCTTTTGACCAAACACGTCGTAAGGGAATATCTTGAAAAAGAGCCGAATCTGCATCACGAGAGTTTTTTCTCGAGATACGAAAGGGTGATCGTTCCGATTATCGTATTGTTTTTGACGTTGATTGTAACTGCTTTCGGGCCACTTTTGTATCAGAGTTGGAATTCTTAAAGTAAGAATCTTGGATCTTACTCATGGATAAAAGCCCGGATTGGTTCCGGGCTTTTTTTTTTAATCTACAGCGGAAGAAAATCTTCGAGTCTGTGTGACGAAGCGTTTAGAAAAAGGGATCGAAACGTTGAAATCGAAGAATCGCATCTGAAACCGTTAAGATTCTTGCAGGTTTGTATGAATGTAAAAGTTTGAAATCCGGATTCTAAAAAAGAATCGATCTAGTGTAAAATCAAAATTCCACCGAAGAAAAAGAATGCGTTATAATGTAGAAAATGTAAAAGCCGTTGATACTTTCGAAATTTTGCATGTGATTCGTTCGGGCTCCACGGTTCCGGTTCATTTAAGAACAGGTCAAGGCGAGATGGTCGCAAAATGGACCCGGACCGCTCAGGGACCGATCAATAATATTTCAGATTGGATCGGTTTGAATTTGGCGAGACTATGCGGACTCGATTCTCCGAAAACGTATATCATCAATGTACAAAAGAAGTTGGCAAAGTCCGTTCGAGAAACCGAAATTCGGGAAATGATCGAAAAGAGCGAAGGACTCAATCTGGGAATCGAGTTTTTGGGAGATTATTCCCAATGTGACTCGGAACAATTGAATCGAATTTCGGAAGAACAAAAAGAACTTTGTTTTCTCTTTGACGTACTCTTTCTGAATTTTGACAGGGATCGCAACAATACGAACATCATCGGAAACGGCCTTGTGTATTCCTGGGTAGATTTTGCTTCTCTGATGGAGATCATCTGTCTCGTAACCAAGCAATCGAAACCTCCGGAGAGCGTCTGGGAGCGACTTCGTTATCACCCATTTTACAAAGAGGGTTTGAATCTTAAGTCCTTACGAAACGTGGAACGAAAGAATATTCGGGAAATATTATGTGGAATACCGGACGTTTGGTTGAAGGAGTATGATTCCGACGTTCAATTCTTAAAAGAGGAACTTCTGTTGAGAATTGATTTTCTTCTGATTCATTATCGATCCGTTTTCCAAGAGAGAATTGAGAAAATTCAGAAAATTGAATATAAAACGCGGGAAGAAATCAAGGCGGAACAGGGGAGAAAAAGAAGAGAGTTTGAAAAAAAGCATGGAAAATTTTAAGCCTGTGGGATGCCGAATTTGTATGCGATGGAAACATTCACAACCTAAGGATTCTCATTCCCTTTTTTAATGAGGAGCGGGAAGGATAAAAAACCGTTTCCGAATCTCTTCTGAAAATCGTCGAGCCTTGATTTTTATCAAACGTTGCCGT
Above is a genomic segment from Leptospira stimsonii containing:
- a CDS encoding HipA family kinase; translated protein: MRYNVENVKAVDTFEILHVIRSGSTVPVHLRTGQGEMVAKWTRTAQGPINNISDWIGLNLARLCGLDSPKTYIINVQKKLAKSVRETEIREMIEKSEGLNLGIEFLGDYSQCDSEQLNRISEEQKELCFLFDVLFLNFDRDRNNTNIIGNGLVYSWVDFASLMEIICLVTKQSKPPESVWERLRYHPFYKEGLNLKSLRNVERKNIREILCGIPDVWLKEYDSDVQFLKEELLLRIDFLLIHYRSVFQERIEKIQKIEYKTREEIKAEQGRKRREFEKKHGKF
- a CDS encoding putative solute-binding protein, producing the protein MKRIRIFLIATLALLLTSSVFAADPINKTICVFDPSGTHGDIYKSALRYQAQALNWGIRLEPKAYTDEVVANSDFKAGKCNLAYLTSLRVRGYVPQSGSLEAIGALPSYDLLKRTIDVLSNPKARQLNVSGEYETMAMFPGGAVYLLLRDKKLRSIKDLAGKKIATLTYDQAATTMVDVVGSSMVPAEIATFAGIFNNGRADACYSPAVGFKPLELMKGVVPNGGIVKFPIGQLTFQIVGKTADFPADYGNQSRQWAATQFETMLELTRKAEKEVPAKYWLEVPKEEVKGYFEKFREVRIKLRDKGVYHASILKLMKGVRCKADANAEECSDSLE
- a CDS encoding Ig-like domain-containing protein; this translates as MLIQERKFIGVIIFLSILYVDCSDKKKDSGFDLLALFDIGGSSGGQGPNASVIPAYNSVDNQVATLPANFGQAGPQAHLFINSYENVNRYKDLEIQFSKPMNRALTEASITLEGASGPLPGPGIGVEFYWASEQRLILNPYRELKPGEKYTLSISQDALTVSNKSLISYSQEFKTTLNYSLNNSVSQGAMTRSLNGTDDISLDTSADVTINSTFQNPVNGENYIDSVYLRMSGSGSSIKICPNALPGFTCSMNPISLNLSNSALPPVIGGNTYYYDIQTKFGPSYKKYFSFNYGNLTNPNTLLTNISNGVMDEAQMLPFLGKVIQKFTTGAFKVQDNNGTPRTFQEFLIGLPDHSKKKFYDNGQWNIGEACIRPGQAGSGGTNKIDDFKNQEFISVLGAKPGTEGRGYCWVPSAMYPTYPTSIVGPKGAEDQGEWAFDKWPKAVAPFSRYNAPLEDSLGAASMTMDVYVTDMRLPSFVKNSSGTQLGNISADLKVNPGTSNTPPGLGLDLSSRYVEVDLFIVSRYEDWYTIFISPGTLMYFKTTARLNWDPNVDPNLNGGNNALPNIYLTTPSLRMARARNSLSVDSSGTVSMAVRAPFAVNNSVFPNQPSNADIDSVTNNFFVLPWSNPTFLPMGIYSGAEDTKDFMYTAPMEYIASNEGGVDNILVPLIGRGTVQNLAGGTVPYVKGIITQYMLKDIVQRIAPNVLNSVVGALRDDGVTIQLPSYLPSPLKNFPFTVKLKLRQESVIKHDGINKGLVGNLDLSFSSNYVDPQGKGLRTQGAKSGMILTRNPATPFPSTYQFTQSNANPGFLLSLHSDTISQAAFHLWQRRGLDINMNKSFIDTINSYSGGNPLFQLTTTLLKASPIITILAPGREKLQGLNGSNALAPAAKPFDDIEMIMEPVLAPSVKFKPMSGAGIPKLRLFFTEMQLKIVAKKPATCTGLSGAELTDCGNDTRPNGYSYTLGAVRISLSADADFKFVTFSNPNNDPNLQNLNALQVVLSTSNLDYTVEVLEGQTFNPFGLDPDGIYSVIEPLVTSLVVPLINSILKEVPLPPQINFPKLRHPTNNTACAINARSNVIQFFTLSTENTSDPYMLGGMRFVGAAATDPSTLIICP
- a CDS encoding TRAP transporter large permease subunit, with protein sequence MAKKIVSWAVLLFLFVPLVQSFGQLVQARMLELGETIWPRYAEIRISCIASDINSLEKVEVSASDSALLDELDLGSGNSKPSKEENVPASSVLTPMELTFGQKLYCGTERKLSTITIFAIDYIPMTMVILLLVAGIVSTTRRYHIALKNPENRKEELASEISQIVANLILVLSASYMLPFSKGVEAQIQVLWIGGLLFLTGLNVNNIRNSEFKHLSEGQATSRLSEILLAIPLYCWMALICGIYFTLIEHHPAGLAIYLQKLTAHATLYIQIGLYVWTGILLRDTSLGRRFFDLLKPWKLPAELLAVIVVIAAALPTAYSGASGIVVLALGATIFVELRRAGASQERALAATAMSGSLGVVLPPCLLVVIVASLNLDVTTDELFHWGWRVFGVSTTLFLVVSWFLRKGSWKIQPETNAIGKTWAVFKPFSLYILIAVVIVFVLVFGLNTHFDEHTAPYMLPIAMLALIYWDHKQSQKEHHPASAARDVIKISRTSYDTGSHLGALLMLMGLSACMGGVFERSNVINLFPTQLGSPLSAMIILTFVLVIIGMLMDPYGAVILVSVTLYPIAKANGIHPLNFWMTALVSFELGYLTPPVALNHLLTKHVVREYLEKEPNLHHESFFSRYERVIVPIIVLFLTLIVTAFGPLLYQSWNS